From one Triticum urartu cultivar G1812 chromosome 3, Tu2.1, whole genome shotgun sequence genomic stretch:
- the LOC125545526 gene encoding uncharacterized protein LOC125545526, whose product MARVEKVAGGEGQVEVVVGVDGKGAIECRICQEEGDEAAMDSPCACTGTLKFAHRKCIQRWCDKKGNITCEICNQVYSPNYILPPTKCCSDEMGMDLRQSWVGRIDPHDSHFLAIAIAEQQLLNAEFDDCMTSNSSGATCCRSIALILMVLLLVRHVTVIVRDVSMLQDATVLFSAILQFVGFFLPCYVIARFCYAFQHRRRRQV is encoded by the exons atgGCGCGCGTGGAGAAGGTCGCCGGCGGCGAAGGGCAGGTGGAGGTGGTGGTCGGGGTGGACGGCAAGGGGGCGATAGAGTGCCGGATATGCCAGGAGGAGGGGGATGAGGCCGCCATGGACTCCCCCTGCGCCTGCACTGGCACGCTCAAG TTCGCGCACAGGAAGTGCATACAGAGGTGGTGCGACAAGAAGGGGAACATCACATGTGAAATCTGCAACCAG GTTTACTCTCCGAACTATATTCTCCCTCCAACAAAGTGCTGTTCAGATGAAATGGGCATGGATCTTAG GCAAAGCTGGGTTGGGCGAATCGATCCCCATGATTCCCATTTCCTGGCGATCGCTATTGCCGAGCAGCAGCTGCTGAACGCTGAATTCGATGACTGCATGACCTCAAATTCGAGCGGCGCCACATGCTGCCGGTCTATTGCCCTAATT TTGATGGTGCTTCTGCTCGTGCGCCATGTAACCGTGATCGTGCGAGATGTTAGCATGCTGCAAGATGCGACGGTTCTGTTCAGC GCAATTCTTCAGTTCGTGGGATTCTTTCTTCCGTGTTACGTCATAGCGCGCTTCTGCTATGCTTTTCAACACCGGAGGCGAAGACAG GTTTAG
- the LOC125548929 gene encoding gibberellin 20 oxidase 3-like, with product MATLVFDAAVLSRKDDIPPQFVWPADEAPSVHGVEEIAVPVVHIAGFLAGDGAATGGLRDLAAACEKHGFFQVVNHGVDPALLAKAYRCCDAFYALPLAEKQRAQRRLGENHGYAGSFVGRFGSKLPWKETMSFNCSAAPEGARKVVDYFVAVLGEEYRDMGEVWQEYCDEMTRLALDVTDVLAACLGLGRGALRGFFAGDASLMRLNHSPPCQQPHLTLGTGPHHDPTSLTLLHQDDVGGLEVFTGGAWRAVRPRGDAFVVNIGDTFSALTNGRHISCLHRAVVNSSLARRSLTFFLNPQLDRPVAPPAELLAIDGRPRAYPDFTWREFLEFTQKHYRSDWRTLDAFAAWINQGRKG from the exons ATGGCCACTCTCGTGTTCGACGCGGCGGTCCTCAGCCGGAAGGACGACATCCCGCCGCAGTTCGTCTGGCCAGCCGACGAGGCCCCGTCCGTCCACGGCGTGGAGGAGATCGCCGTCCCGGTCGTCCACATCGCCGGGTTCCTGGCGGGCGACGGCGCTGCCACTGGCGGCCTCCGTGACCTGGCCGCCGCGTGCGAGAAGCACGGGTTCTTCCAGGTCGTGAACCACGGCGTGGACCCGGCGCTGCTCGCCAAGGCGTACCGGTGCTGCGACGCCTTCTACGCGCTGCCGCTCGCCGAGAAGCAGCGCGCGCAGCGCCGCCTCGGCGAGAACCACGGGTACGCCGGCAGCTTCGTGGGGCGGTTCGGCAGCAAGCTCCCCTGGAAGGAGACCATGTCCTTCAACTGCTCCGCCGCGCCGGAGGGCGCCCGCAAGGTCGTCGACTACTTCGTCGCCGTCCTCGGCGAGGAGTACCGTGACATGGG agAGGTGTGGCAGGAGTACTGCGACGAGATGACGCGCCTGGCGCTGGACGTCACGGACGTCCTGGCGGCGTGCCTGGGCCTCGGCCGCGGCGCGCTGCGGGGCTTCTTCGCCGGCGACGCCTCCCTGATGCGGCTGAACCACTCCCCGCCGTGCCAGCAGCCGCACCTGACGCTGGGCACGGGCCCGCACCACGACCCGACGTCGCTGACGCTGCTCCACCAGGACGACGTCGGCGGGCTGGAGGTGTTCACCGGCGGCGCGTGGCGCGCCGTGCGGCCCCGGGGCGACGCCTTCGTCGTCAACATCGGCGACACCTTCTCCGCGCTCACCAACGGGCGCCACATCAGCTGCCTCCACCGCGCCGTCGTCAACAGCAGCCTGGCCCGCAGGTCGCTCACCTTCTTCCTCAACCCGCAGCTGGACCGCCCCGTTGCGCCGCCGGCCGAGCTGCTCGCCATCGACGGCCGCCCGCGCGCGTACCCGGACTTCACTTGGCGTGAGTTCCTCGAGTTCACGCAGAAGCACTACCGCTCTGACTGGAGGACCCTGGATGCCTTCGCCGCGTGGATCAATCAGGGCCGCAAAGGATAG